A single window of Opitutales bacterium DNA harbors:
- a CDS encoding 50S ribosomal protein L10 — translation MRAEKEFLLAEVNTQLDKSDYVFLTNYSRITVEETEELRASLSEFDAEFHVVKNSILNVAAKTRDLPEMGDWLTGPTAIIVGGNNPSGVAKVLGKFFKDKEKVELKGGALNERLLNAEEIEALSKLPSLDVLRAQLMGLLNTPAQSFVSVLNAVPVSVLNLLKAKEEQGDS, via the coding sequence ATGAGAGCTGAAAAAGAATTTCTATTGGCCGAAGTGAATACTCAGTTGGATAAGTCTGACTACGTATTTCTCACTAATTACAGCCGTATCACGGTTGAAGAAACTGAAGAACTCCGTGCTTCGTTGTCTGAATTTGATGCTGAATTTCACGTTGTGAAGAACAGTATTCTGAATGTCGCAGCGAAGACGCGCGATCTCCCAGAGATGGGTGATTGGCTGACTGGCCCCACTGCTATTATCGTTGGAGGTAACAATCCATCAGGCGTAGCTAAGGTGCTCGGCAAGTTCTTCAAGGATAAGGAAAAGGTAGAACTCAAAGGGGGCGCTCTCAATGAGCGTTTGCTGAATGCTGAGGAGATAGAGGCGCTGTCGAAGCTCCCATCTCTAGATGTATTGCGCGCTCAGCTCATGGGCCTCTTGAATACACCTGCTCAATCTTTCGTATCCGTACTCAATGCCGTTCCTGTTTCCGTCCTGAACCTCTTGAAGGCGAAGGAAGAACAGGGCGATTCCTAA
- the rplL gene encoding 50S ribosomal protein L7/L12: protein MTKEQVIDWLSAQSVLEVAGLVKELEEKWGVSAAAPVAVAAAPGAAAGGEAAPAEEKTEFDVILAEFGSNKIAVIKEVRGITGLGLKEAKELVEGAPKPIKEGVSKDEAEELQKKLEAAGAKVEVK from the coding sequence ATCACAAAAGAACAAGTAATCGACTGGCTCAGCGCTCAAAGCGTTCTTGAAGTCGCCGGTCTCGTCAAAGAACTCGAAGAAAAGTGGGGCGTGAGCGCTGCTGCTCCTGTCGCTGTTGCTGCTGCACCGGGTGCTGCTGCTGGAGGCGAAGCTGCTCCTGCTGAGGAAAAGACTGAATTCGACGTCATCCTCGCTGAATTCGGAAGCAACAAGATCGCTGTTATTAAGGAAGTTCGCGGAATTACCGGACTTGGCCTTAAGGAAGCGAAGGAACTCGTTGAAGGTGCTCCCAAGCCCATCAAGGAAGGTGTTTCCAAAGACGAAGCCGAGGAACTCCAGAAAAAGCTCGAGGCCGCTGGCGCGAAGGTCGAAGTCAAATAA